In one Lycorma delicatula isolate Av1 chromosome 5, ASM4794821v1, whole genome shotgun sequence genomic region, the following are encoded:
- the LOC142324713 gene encoding uncharacterized protein LOC142324713 isoform X2: MRIKKVALIGAFLLTVGCIILYLILDETLPHDVRQVSKLHHEQENIEQGQVRHFQAANESIKKVVHPIFKPVVVSIPYDAKCNSFLQTPPRVDIQMSAVYD, from the exons ATGAGAATAAAGAAAGTTGCACTTATCGGGGCATTTCTTCTTACAGTaggatgtattattttatatttaatcttagaTGAAACATTACCTCATGATGTTAGACag gTAAGCAAACTTCATCATGAGCAAGAAAATATTGAACAGGGGCAAGTGAGACATTTTCAAGCTGCAAATGAAAGTATTAAGAAAGTAGTACATCCTATTTTTAAACCAGTG gtaGTTTCAATACCTTACGATGCAAAATGTAATTCATTCTTACAAACACCGCCCAGAGTTGATATTCag
- the LOC142324713 gene encoding uncharacterized protein LOC142324713 isoform X1: protein MFINMRIKKVALIGAFLLTVGCIILYLILDETLPHDVRQVSKLHHEQENIEQGQVRHFQAANESIKKVVHPIFKPVVVSIPYDAKCNSFLQTPPRVDIQMSAVYD, encoded by the exons GTTCATAAATATGAGAATAAAGAAAGTTGCACTTATCGGGGCATTTCTTCTTACAGTaggatgtattattttatatttaatcttagaTGAAACATTACCTCATGATGTTAGACag gTAAGCAAACTTCATCATGAGCAAGAAAATATTGAACAGGGGCAAGTGAGACATTTTCAAGCTGCAAATGAAAGTATTAAGAAAGTAGTACATCCTATTTTTAAACCAGTG gtaGTTTCAATACCTTACGATGCAAAATGTAATTCATTCTTACAAACACCGCCCAGAGTTGATATTCag